The Planctomycetota bacterium genome includes a window with the following:
- a CDS encoding creatininase family protein, producing MLPQPPHEFDLTRLTSRDIASLAPSDPLVVLPIGAIEQHGPHLPVQTDAAQVMELLRRAVARRSADERVWALPMLPYGKSNEHESFPGTFSLTASTLAAVITDLGRSLYRSGLRRLMLLNGHGGQPEVLDIVARDLRAEMKDLMVFTVHPFRFSCARDHVTADEGLVGIHANEAETAMMLAIAPDDVRRDRLTPQLPGVLNGLKHLRLKGAVGFGWLTADLTPDGTLGDPRAATVDKGNAILDGDAATLVEILDECLGFSLDATP from the coding sequence ATGCTTCCGCAACCGCCGCACGAGTTTGACCTGACCCGCCTGACGTCGAGGGATATCGCCTCGCTCGCCCCGAGCGATCCCTTGGTGGTGCTGCCCATCGGGGCGATTGAACAGCACGGCCCGCACCTGCCCGTGCAGACCGATGCCGCGCAGGTCATGGAACTGCTCCGTCGTGCGGTCGCCCGTCGGTCCGCCGACGAGCGGGTGTGGGCGTTGCCGATGCTTCCGTACGGCAAGAGCAACGAGCACGAATCGTTCCCGGGCACGTTCAGCCTCACGGCATCGACGCTGGCCGCCGTGATCACTGACCTCGGGCGTTCGCTGTATCGCAGCGGATTGCGTCGGCTGATGCTGCTGAATGGCCACGGCGGTCAGCCGGAAGTTCTGGATATCGTGGCTCGTGACCTCCGAGCAGAGATGAAGGACCTGATGGTCTTCACCGTTCACCCGTTCCGCTTCAGCTGTGCCCGCGATCACGTTACGGCCGATGAAGGCCTGGTCGGCATCCACGCCAACGAGGCCGAGACCGCGATGATGCTGGCGATCGCCCCCGACGATGTACGTCGCGATCGTCTGACACCGCAGTTACCCGGCGTTTTGAACGGCCTCAAACACCTACGGCTCAAAGGAGCGGTCGGCTTCGGTTGGCTGACCGCCGACCTCACCCCCGACGGCACGCTCGGCGATCCCCGGGCTGCGACCGTCGACAAGGGCAACGCGATCCTTGACGGCGACGCGGCCACCCTGGTCGAGATCCTCGACGAGTGTCTGGGCTTTTCCCTTGATGCCACGCCTTGA
- a CDS encoding FAD-binding oxidoreductase: protein MDARAIETNSADFYWYSNLLEERLAGRRADVIAWPTTPRELAGTLAVAYDLGAPVTVRGGGTGNYGQAVPLFGGLVVNTLKMGRVLEVGDGFARVEAGVKFPEMDAAAAPTGQESRIFPSTYLMATVAGFVCGGSGGIGSTEFGSLYDGNLLAATVFPVNADPRPITATGDGLSVYMHGYGTTGVVADVTVPLAPKRDWEQASFAFPGFVAAHEFAVELIHQTDVPLRMISTSEASVVAHFARSNLPFTQGRDAVLLIFERGRLADVTRAAERFGGELDFTIDPQENARKRLIDYSWNHTTLWAKRSSKDYTYLQTGMDLGRFAEQYRAVKAEYGDDYQFHCEYTRWGGAPSVGAMPIVPYRGEESIAETIDFLGSVGIGVANPHTWVLEDGGLVDGAQALLRAKRENDPRGLLNPGKLRAAFTDDRERGRAFPTPFDRKANVAGVEA, encoded by the coding sequence GGACTTCTATTGGTACTCGAACCTGCTTGAAGAACGGCTCGCCGGCCGTCGGGCCGACGTGATCGCGTGGCCGACGACGCCGCGCGAGTTGGCGGGCACGCTGGCCGTCGCGTACGACCTCGGAGCCCCGGTGACGGTCCGTGGCGGCGGCACGGGGAATTATGGGCAAGCGGTTCCGCTGTTCGGCGGGCTGGTCGTGAATACGCTGAAGATGGGCCGTGTGCTTGAGGTGGGCGATGGCTTTGCGCGGGTCGAAGCCGGGGTCAAGTTCCCGGAGATGGACGCGGCCGCCGCGCCGACCGGTCAGGAATCACGGATCTTCCCGAGCACCTACCTGATGGCGACCGTCGCGGGTTTCGTTTGCGGCGGTTCGGGTGGGATCGGATCGACCGAGTTCGGATCGCTCTACGACGGCAACCTGCTCGCCGCGACGGTGTTCCCGGTCAACGCGGACCCGCGGCCGATCACGGCAACGGGCGACGGGTTGTCGGTTTACATGCACGGGTACGGCACGACCGGTGTCGTGGCCGACGTCACCGTGCCGCTCGCGCCCAAACGCGACTGGGAGCAGGCGAGCTTTGCGTTTCCCGGCTTCGTTGCCGCCCATGAGTTTGCCGTTGAGCTCATCCATCAGACCGACGTGCCGCTGCGGATGATCTCGACGTCCGAGGCGAGCGTCGTGGCTCACTTTGCTAGGTCCAACCTTCCGTTCACCCAGGGCCGCGACGCGGTGCTGCTTATCTTTGAGCGCGGCCGTCTTGCCGACGTCACGCGGGCCGCCGAACGGTTTGGCGGCGAACTCGATTTCACGATCGATCCGCAAGAGAACGCGCGGAAGCGTCTGATCGATTACTCGTGGAACCATACGACGCTTTGGGCGAAGCGTTCGAGCAAGGACTACACGTATCTCCAGACGGGCATGGACCTCGGGCGATTCGCCGAGCAGTACCGCGCCGTCAAGGCCGAGTACGGCGACGACTACCAGTTCCATTGCGAGTACACGCGTTGGGGCGGCGCCCCTTCGGTCGGGGCGATGCCGATCGTCCCGTATCGAGGCGAAGAATCCATCGCGGAGACGATCGACTTCCTCGGGTCCGTCGGCATCGGCGTCGCGAATCCGCACACGTGGGTGCTTGAAGACGGCGGCCTGGTCGATGGTGCCCAGGCGCTGCTTCGGGCTAAGCGCGAGAACGACCCGCGTGGCCTGCTCAACCCCGGGAAGCTGCGCGCGGCGTTCACGGATGACCGGGAGCGCGGCCGTGCGTTCCCCACGCCCTTTGATCGCAAGGCCAACGTCGCGGGGGTGGAGGCATGA
- a CDS encoding DUF488 family protein, which translates to MIRDKSVYDPPAPEDGHRVLVMRIVRDPAIHELPYDTWIKSLSPSLDTLNRWWAKEITTPEMYAEFRETISEHGLRRLRKLEQEHGTVTILCRERRPHACHRYELKRIYLERYPDAAEPKAQRHPKPKK; encoded by the coding sequence ATGATCCGCGACAAGAGCGTCTACGACCCGCCCGCTCCGGAAGACGGTCACCGCGTGCTGGTCATGCGCATCGTGCGCGACCCGGCGATCCACGAGCTCCCGTACGACACCTGGATCAAGTCGCTCAGCCCGTCGCTCGACACGCTCAACCGCTGGTGGGCCAAGGAGATCACCACGCCCGAGATGTACGCCGAGTTCCGTGAAACCATCTCGGAACACGGCCTGCGGAGGCTACGAAAACTCGAGCAAGAGCACGGCACCGTGACCATCCTTTGCCGAGAACGCCGTCCGCACGCCTGTCACCGGTACGAACTCAAACGCATCTACCTCGAACGCTACCCGGACGCCGCCGAGCCGAAGGCGCAGCGCCATCCCAAGCCCAAGAAGTGA